The Macrobrachium rosenbergii isolate ZJJX-2024 chromosome 46, ASM4041242v1, whole genome shotgun sequence genome has a window encoding:
- the LOC136830245 gene encoding uncharacterized protein, with product MDATRSAQEESDEDNNSAPPPPPPERNRATAGGGGGGGGGRDPSELVVKPQRKKVYLHRCPFTHDCSHRCRDRKSSASDPPPNVPTDGSEGLFPSDPLKVQNLCQDAASDCAEYFRFLRNDRNVEPPASVERDSVCVPVYNPEQRLVYLQRGISKAAGREVRRASFLSSSALSPSSESPFQRTYSTQSCPPCFGAQTSQSSPTASPSPPLPHSYPIPFHAAHRTFPEDSTGPYPPRVPSVAPSTSQITRIRDTANLMASLGAPENLRNLPCSFSSPLPPMPTSHNATTSITSGFHSSEGIDQGSPSSRPTDAITPLFRQYCRHFL from the coding sequence ATGGATGCGACGCGCTCTGCGCAGGAAGAAAGCGACGAAGATAATAACAGtgcccctcctcctccgccccccGAAAGGAACCGGGCcactgcaggaggaggaggaggaggaggaggaggaagagacccCAGCGAGTTGGTGGTGAAGCCTCAGAGAAAGAAGGTCTACCTCCACAGGTGCCctttcacccacgactgttctcACCGCTGCAGAGACAGAAAGAGTAGTGCCAGTGATCCCCCGCCGAATGTGCCGACGGACGGTTCCGAAGGGCTGTTTCCCAGTGACCCCCTCAAGGTGCAGAACCTGTGCCAGGACGCGGCGAGTGATTGTGCCGAATATTTTCGGTTCCTGAGAAATGATCGGAATGTGGAACCGCCGGCGAGTGTCGAACGTGATAGTGTGTGCGTGCCTGTGTATAACCCCGAGCAAAGACTCGTATATTTGCAAAGGGGGATAAGCAAGGCTGCAGGGAGAGAGGTCAGAAGGGCATCTTTCTTGTCTTCCTCCGCCTTGTCGCCCTCTTCCGAGAGCCCCTTCCAAAGGACGTACTCGACGCAATCTTGTCCTCCGTGTTTCGGGGCGCAGACCTCTCAGTCTTCCCCAACGGCTTCCCcgtctcctcctctccctcattCTTATCCCATTCCTTTTCACGCTGCCCACCGGACGTTTCCCGAGGACAGTACGGGCCCATACCCGCCTCGTGTGCCCTCAGTCGCGCCCTCGACGTCGCAAATCACAAGGATTAGAGACACCGCGAATCTCATGGCTTCCTTGGGCGCTCCCGAGAACCTGAGGAATTTGCCCTGCTCGTTCTCTTCGCCTCTACCTCCAATGCCCACTTCTCACAACGCCACCACCTCCATCACGTCAGGTTTCCACTCCTCCGAAGGGATCGACCAAGGGTCGCCCTCGAGTCGTCCGACGGACGCCATCACGCCGCTGTTCCGGCAGTACTGCAGACACTTCTTGTGA